TGCGCCACTGCCGGCGGACAGTACCCTCCGACGCACTTCCGTAGTTCAATGTTATCCACGTAGGCCCCTTCTGAATACTTGCTATCGCATGGCAAAAAGCCTCCATTAGCACCGCCGCCGGCCCGCCAGATGGGACCCACAGGGCTTTCCGCACTTTGCAAACCCGGTGGAAAAAGGCTTGACACGCATTGCAAAAGTTGTTATATTGAAAGTGTCCATTTCATCCTTGCGGCGCGCGATCCCGGCTGTAGTCTGAATATTCGCGGATATCTCTGTCTGGTGGGAGCTACCGTCCGCCTATTTTGCCGGCACCTCTCCGCTTCTGATGACGGATTGTTCGTACAGGGTTCCATCATCCCGCTTCACTGCACCCAACCATACTGGCGGCTCGTTCCCCCTGCTTCATCGCCCGATGCCGGCCTCAAAGGGGAGGGTTTGGAGCCATGCGGCTCCTGTAATATTCGGGACATGGTCGTCACCAAGCGTAAGGAGGCGAAAGGATGGAAAGGCCCTGGTTGCGGTTCTATGAGGAGGGGGTGCCCCACACCATCGACTACCCACCCTACTTACTGCACGAACTGCTGGACCACACCGTGGAGCGTTTCCCGGATCGACCGGCCATGATCTTCGGCGCGGCCGTGGGCTCCCGACTGCTTACCCGTGCCATCACCTATCGGGAGCTGGGGCAACTGGCCGACCGGTTCGCCGCCGGCCTCCAAAGCCTGGGCGTGAAAAAGGGAGACCGAGTCTCCATCCAACTCCCCAACTGTCCCCAGTTCCCGATCGCCTTCTACGGCACGTTGAAGGCCGGCGGTGTGGTCGTGTCTACCAGCCCCCTGTATGTGGCGCGGGAGATCGAGTACCAGTTGCGCGATGCCGGCGTCCAGGTCATGGTGACCCTGACCCGTAACTTCCCTGACGTGGAAAAGGCGCGTCCGCATACCCCTCTGCGCCACGTTATCGTCACCAACATCAAGGAATACTTCCCCGCACCGCTCAAACTGCTCTTCTCTCTGGCGGTGGAGAAGAAAGAAGGGCACTATCTCAAACTGCCGGAGCGCCCGGGCAACATCTGGTTCCAGGACTTCCTGGCGAAGGCGCCGGCCAAACCGGAACCCGTCCATATAGACCAGGAGGACCTGGCCCTGCTCCAGTATACCGGCGGCACCACTGGCGTCTCCAAGGGCGCAATGCTCACCCACCGCAATATGGTGGTCAACACCATCCAGGTGCGCTCCTGGCTGACCGACACCAAAGAGGGCCAGGAGGTTGCCCTCTGTGCCGCGCCCTTCTTCCACGTGTACGGCATGACGGTGGGCATGAGCTTCAGCGTCTATGTCGGCGCCACCATGGTGCTGATGGCCAACCCGCGCCATGTAGATGAAATGCTGATGCTCATTGACAAGTTCCGGCCCACGGTCTTCCCCGGCGTGCCGACCATGTACGTGACGATCAACAATCACCCGGATGTGGCCGCCGGCAAATATCACCTGCGCTCCATCCGCGCCTGCATCAGCGGCTCCGCGCCCCTGCCCGTCGAGGTCAAAGCCAAGTTCGAGGAGCTGACGGGCGGCAAACTGGTGGAGGGCTACGGCCTGACCGAGGCGGCACCGGTCACCCACTGCAACCCGATCTACGGGTTGAACAAGGCCGGCTCCATTGGCCTGCCCTTCCCCGATGTGGACGCCAAGATCGTCGATTTGGAAACAGGCGAGAAGGAACTGCCGGTGGGCGAGATCGGCGAGCTGGTCCTGCGCGGCCCGCAGGTGATGAAAGGCTACTGGAACATGCCGGAGGAAACGGCCATCGCCCTCCGCAACGGCTGGCTGTACACCGGCGATGTGGCGAAAATGGATGAGGATGGCTATTTCTATATCGTGGACCGCAAGAAGGATATGATCATCTCCGGCGGGTTCAACATCTACCCGCGCGAGATCGAGGATGTGCTCTATGAACATCCGGCGGTGAAGGAGGCGGTGGCCGCCGGCGTTCCCGATGAGTACCGCGGCGAGATGCTCAAGGTCTATATCGTGTTGAAAGAGGGCATGACGGCGACGGAGGAGGAAATCATCGAGTTCTGCCGTCAGCGTCTGGCCAAGTACAAGGTGCCGCGAGCGGTGGAATTCCGTACCGAACTGCCGAAGACCCTGGTGGGCAAGTTCCTGCGCCGCGCCCTGGTGGAGGAAGAGCGCCGCCGGCTGGAGGAGAAGAAGAAGCAACAGCAGGCCTGAAACCAAGCCTCTGCGCGGAAACAGGTGACCGTCCCCCGGAGGCGACGGTCGCCTGTTTCTTGTTGCCGCGGCTCAGCCGCCGGACGACCACAAGCGACAGTCCCTCCGCCGGTGGCTGTCGCCTGGCAGCGACCCGCCGGCGCACGCGGTCTGTAGTCCCGCGGCCGTTGCGCCATATAGCGGAGTGTGCTATAATATGGTCAAGTGTTGGATATCTATCTTCTCCATGGGCCTGTGAACGGTTGGGGTCCGGGGCGCCGCGCAGATGAGGGAGGATACCGCCGGCTGTCCCGCAGATGGGTGACGTAGGATTACCTCTTTTCGGCCGTCAGGTGTCAGTTTCTTTCCACATCTCGTTCCACCAGGAGGGAGGTACAAATGGACGTCGGCAAATCTTTTTCGTACGTTTTCGAGGATGAGCAATGGCTCACCAAGGTGCTCATCGGCGGCCTGTTCATGTTGGCTTCCGTGGTGTTGGTCGGCATCCCCTTTGTCCTGGGCTATATCGTAGAGACCTTACGCAATATCATGGAAGGCCAGGCAAAGCCCCTGCCCGAGTGGGTGGATCTGGGGGAAAAGTTCAAAAAGGGCCTGCTCCTGGCGGCCATCCTCATCGTGTGGGGCATTCCCATCTGGATCATCGCCTGCTTCCAGGCAGTGATCACAGCCATTATAGGGGACAGCTCTTCCGCCGCCGGCTTTGTGACAGCCATCTCCTGCCTCACCTCCGTCCTGAGCATCTTGTGGGGCATCATTATGGCCTTGCTTGAGCCGGCCATCTTCACCCGCTTCGCCCTGAAGCCGGAATTCAGCTCCGGCTTCGCCTTCGAGGAACTGTGGCGCTTCACGGTGGAGAACATTGGCAACGTGATCATCGCCGTTCTGCTCTCCATCGTGGCCTCGTTCATCGCAGGTTTTGGTGTCATCCTGTGCGGCGTGGGCGTCTTCCTGACCTCTTTCTGGGCGTATCTGGTCATGGCGCATCTGTTCGGCCAGGTCTATTTGCAGCGCAAGGGGGGCGCCGGCGAGGAACTGACGGCCGCATTGTAACCGCCGCGCCATAGGGGGCGTTTCTCCGACATGGTGCATAGCAGGCGCTGGAACGCGCGGTTAGATGACCTGGCTGAGCGCGCCGGCCGCTGGGCGGAGACGCACTGGCCGGTGATGCTGGCGGCGGCCTGGGGCGGGGTACTGCTCTTGGCCGCCGCGGCGCCGCTGGCTCGGGCCGCCGGCCTGCATTCCCTGTCCGCCGGCGTATACGCCCTGTTTCACCTGATATGTCATCAGGAGCCGGCGCGTTCCCTCTGGATCGCCGGCCATCCCATGGCCCTCTGCGCCCGTGATGTCGGGCTGTACGGCGGTCTGTGGCTGGGCCTGCTGATCACCCTCTGGCGCAGGGTCTTCATCCCCGGCTGGATAGCCCTCCTGTGCGTCCTGCCCATGGCGCTGGATGGCGGCACGCAACTGCTGGGCCTGCGCGAGAGCA
Above is a genomic segment from Anaerolineae bacterium containing:
- a CDS encoding long-chain fatty acid--CoA ligase, which encodes MERPWLRFYEEGVPHTIDYPPYLLHELLDHTVERFPDRPAMIFGAAVGSRLLTRAITYRELGQLADRFAAGLQSLGVKKGDRVSIQLPNCPQFPIAFYGTLKAGGVVVSTSPLYVAREIEYQLRDAGVQVMVTLTRNFPDVEKARPHTPLRHVIVTNIKEYFPAPLKLLFSLAVEKKEGHYLKLPERPGNIWFQDFLAKAPAKPEPVHIDQEDLALLQYTGGTTGVSKGAMLTHRNMVVNTIQVRSWLTDTKEGQEVALCAAPFFHVYGMTVGMSFSVYVGATMVLMANPRHVDEMLMLIDKFRPTVFPGVPTMYVTINNHPDVAAGKYHLRSIRACISGSAPLPVEVKAKFEELTGGKLVEGYGLTEAAPVTHCNPIYGLNKAGSIGLPFPDVDAKIVDLETGEKELPVGEIGELVLRGPQVMKGYWNMPEETAIALRNGWLYTGDVAKMDEDGYFYIVDRKKDMIISGGFNIYPREIEDVLYEHPAVKEAVAAGVPDEYRGEMLKVYIVLKEGMTATEEEIIEFCRQRLAKYKVPRAVEFRTELPKTLVGKFLRRALVEEERRRLEEKKKQQQA
- a CDS encoding DUF4013 domain-containing protein, which translates into the protein MDVGKSFSYVFEDEQWLTKVLIGGLFMLASVVLVGIPFVLGYIVETLRNIMEGQAKPLPEWVDLGEKFKKGLLLAAILIVWGIPIWIIACFQAVITAIIGDSSSAAGFVTAISCLTSVLSILWGIIMALLEPAIFTRFALKPEFSSGFAFEELWRFTVENIGNVIIAVLLSIVASFIAGFGVILCGVGVFLTSFWAYLVMAHLFGQVYLQRKGGAGEELTAAL
- a CDS encoding DUF2085 domain-containing protein codes for the protein MVHSRRWNARLDDLAERAGRWAETHWPVMLAAAWGGVLLLAAAAPLARAAGLHSLSAGVYALFHLICHQEPARSLWIAGHPMALCARDVGLYGGLWLGLLITLWRRVFIPGWIALLCVLPMALDGGTQLLGLRESTNALRLITSALAGVVAGIYLGAKVGYLHVSITPSRSRGARASG